One genomic region from Frateuria soli encodes:
- a CDS encoding RNA polymerase sigma factor: MSQADTHRAIETVWRMEAPKLVAALIRVVRDIDLAEELAQDALVAALERWPTSGVPDNPGAWLMTTAKRRGIDLLRHRQLVERKHAALDGDPEHEAFTMPNLEALDDDIGDDLLRLIFTACHPALSTEAQVALTLRLLGGLTTAEIARAFLTAEPTIAQRIVRAKRTLADKRVPFEVPRGAELETRLAAVLGVIYLVFNEGYTATAGDDWMRPALCEEALRLGRTLAGLMPREPEVLGLLALMEIQASRSHARVGADGRPVLLMEQNRALWDQLLIHRGLEALEHVGRLGGTEGPYALQAAIAACHARATTAEATDWPRIAALYARLAQVAPSPVVELNRAVAVSMAEGPAAGLALVDALREEKALAGYHLLPAVRADLLARLGRSDEARAEFERAAGLTQNAQERAVMLQRAAGCTTG; this comes from the coding sequence ATGAGCCAAGCCGATACCCACCGCGCGATCGAAACCGTCTGGCGCATGGAAGCGCCCAAACTGGTCGCCGCGCTGATCCGCGTCGTGCGCGACATCGACCTTGCCGAGGAGCTGGCGCAGGACGCGCTGGTCGCGGCGCTGGAGCGCTGGCCGACCTCGGGCGTGCCGGACAACCCCGGTGCCTGGCTGATGACCACGGCCAAGCGGCGCGGCATCGACCTGCTGCGGCACCGCCAGCTGGTCGAGCGCAAGCACGCGGCGCTGGATGGCGACCCGGAGCACGAGGCATTCACCATGCCCAACCTGGAAGCGCTCGACGATGACATCGGCGACGACCTGCTGCGGCTGATCTTCACCGCCTGCCACCCGGCGCTGTCGACCGAAGCGCAGGTGGCGCTCACCCTGCGCCTGCTTGGCGGTCTTACGACCGCCGAGATCGCCCGCGCTTTCCTGACCGCCGAGCCGACCATCGCCCAGCGCATCGTGCGCGCCAAGCGCACCCTGGCCGACAAGCGCGTGCCCTTCGAAGTGCCGCGCGGCGCCGAACTGGAGACGCGGCTGGCGGCGGTGCTGGGCGTGATCTACCTGGTCTTCAACGAGGGCTACACCGCCACCGCCGGCGACGACTGGATGCGCCCGGCGTTGTGCGAGGAGGCGCTGCGCCTGGGCCGTACGCTGGCCGGCCTGATGCCGCGCGAACCTGAAGTGCTGGGGCTGCTCGCATTGATGGAGATCCAGGCCTCGCGCAGCCATGCGCGCGTGGGCGCCGATGGCCGCCCGGTGCTGTTGATGGAACAGAACCGGGCGCTGTGGGACCAGTTGCTGATCCACCGCGGGCTGGAGGCGCTCGAACACGTCGGCCGGCTCGGCGGCACCGAGGGCCCGTACGCACTGCAGGCTGCGATCGCCGCCTGCCACGCGCGCGCGACCACGGCCGAGGCGACCGACTGGCCGCGCATCGCCGCACTCTACGCCCGGCTGGCACAGGTGGCGCCCTCGCCGGTGGTGGAGCTCAACCGCGCCGTGGCAGTGTCGATGGCCGAGGGACCCGCCGCGGGGCTGGCGCTGGTCGATGCCTTGCGCGAGGAAAAGGCGCTGGCCGGCTATCACCTGCTCCCGGCGGTGCGGGCGGATCTGCTGGCGAGGCTGGGGCGGAGCGACGAGGCCCGCGCCGAGTTCGAGCGCGCCGCCGGGCTGACGCAGAACGCACAGGAGCGCGCGGTGATGTTGCAGCGGGCGGCGGGCTGCACGACGGGATAG
- a CDS encoding YciI family protein encodes MRCMVMVRATAASEAGVMPSEKLLADMTAFNEQLVKAGVMLAGEGLKPSAEGKRVYFAGNGRSVVDGPFAETKELIAGFWLWQVRSMDEALEWVRRCPPPFDGECSIEIRPLFEADDFGEALTPELRATEERLRAEIAGKA; translated from the coding sequence ATGCGATGCATGGTGATGGTCCGGGCCACGGCCGCGTCCGAGGCGGGCGTGATGCCCAGCGAAAAGCTGCTGGCCGACATGACGGCGTTCAACGAACAGCTGGTGAAAGCCGGCGTGATGCTGGCCGGCGAAGGGCTCAAGCCCAGCGCCGAGGGCAAGCGGGTGTACTTCGCCGGCAACGGCCGCAGCGTGGTGGACGGCCCGTTCGCCGAGACCAAGGAGCTAATCGCCGGCTTCTGGCTGTGGCAGGTGCGTTCGATGGACGAGGCGCTGGAGTGGGTTCGCCGCTGCCCGCCGCCGTTCGATGGCGAGTGCTCGATCGAGATCCGCCCGCTGTTCGAGGCTGACGACTTCGGCGAGGCGCTGACGCCCGAGCTGCGCGCGACCGAGGAGCGCCTGCGCGCCGAGATCGCCGGCAAAGCCTGA
- the tatA gene encoding twin-arginine translocase TatA/TatE family subunit: MFGLDSFWHWAVLLAVVVLLFGTGKLRNAGRDLGTAIAGFRKSMREGDPAAAVPVPLDKDNVRECR, translated from the coding sequence ATGTTCGGACTTGACAGCTTCTGGCACTGGGCCGTGCTGCTTGCGGTGGTGGTGCTGCTTTTCGGAACCGGCAAGCTGCGCAACGCCGGCCGCGACCTGGGCACGGCCATCGCCGGCTTCCGCAAGAGCATGCGGGAGGGCGATCCCGCCGCAGCGGTCCCGGTGCCGCTGGACAAGGACAACGTCCGCGAATGCCGCTGA